The proteins below are encoded in one region of Sulfolobus islandicus Y.N.15.51:
- a CDS encoding SDR family NAD(P)-dependent oxidoreductase — translation MIKLDLSGKVSLITGGTSGIGLKTAELFSKLGANVYVIGRREVGSLPKGVHFKKVDLTRREEVISFIEWYEKNVGIIHVLINNASRNSRYSVLDIPMEEWDEMISLNLTAPFLLSRMAARLMIKNCIKGKIINISAIQSKFPLQRSFAYVTTKGGLISMTRSMAVDLGKYGIQVITVLPGPIYSKDNEPPAGLDERAATLLGRMGRTIEASYLLAFLASDLNTFITGTEIVIDGGRLISRKPDPEEISKGEV, via the coding sequence ATGATTAAGTTGGATTTAAGCGGAAAAGTTTCTCTTATAACTGGTGGAACTTCCGGTATAGGTCTAAAGACTGCTGAGCTCTTCAGTAAATTAGGTGCAAATGTTTACGTTATAGGAAGGAGAGAAGTTGGTTCTCTACCTAAAGGTGTACATTTCAAAAAGGTCGATTTAACAAGGAGAGAAGAAGTTATTTCATTTATTGAATGGTATGAGAAAAACGTGGGAATAATTCACGTTTTGATAAATAATGCGTCACGAAATTCACGATATTCAGTGCTTGATATTCCAATGGAAGAGTGGGATGAAATGATTAGCTTAAACTTGACTGCGCCTTTTCTCTTATCAAGAATGGCTGCAAGGCTTATGATTAAAAACTGCATTAAGGGAAAAATAATTAATATCTCTGCAATTCAATCTAAGTTTCCATTACAGAGATCCTTCGCCTATGTCACTACTAAAGGTGGTTTGATATCTATGACTAGAAGTATGGCTGTGGATTTGGGAAAATACGGAATACAAGTTATTACCGTGTTACCAGGTCCAATTTACTCCAAAGATAATGAACCTCCAGCAGGTTTAGATGAAAGAGCGGCAACTCTATTAGGAAGAATGGGAAGGACAATAGAGGCCTCTTACCTATTGGCCTTTCTAGCATCAGACTTAAACACCTTTATTACTGGAACTGAGATTGTAATAGATGGAGGCAGGCTAATAAGTAGAAAACCAGATCCAGAGGAAATTTCTAAAGGTGAGGTCTAA
- a CDS encoding DUF1404 domain-containing protein produces MVVLRQSRKLLITIKVLKPITLLYNMILSLIKNENTTFKPLILPIVLLAISVNPYTESLEFHYPAIYMISHYLVYFSGIFVGYKYFKGDEISLALGLIPPILWHLPYFFALGAAFATYRVILEITLLVGGILAGSSIKYVKFYLKVTLFALWMLGDSALAIIFIVSSPIYSNVAYNFSPYSPSSLPIAGVAMFIAMNVFLGYVIAKYIKGIVG; encoded by the coding sequence ATGGTAGTTCTCAGACAAAGTAGAAAATTACTCATTACTATAAAAGTTCTTAAACCGATTACGTTACTTTATAATATGATCTTAAGTTTAATCAAGAATGAGAATACCACATTTAAACCACTAATCCTTCCTATAGTTCTTCTTGCAATTTCTGTTAACCCATACACAGAAAGTCTAGAATTTCACTATCCTGCAATTTATATGATTTCTCACTATCTAGTTTACTTCTCTGGAATATTTGTCGGTTATAAGTACTTTAAGGGCGACGAAATTTCATTAGCACTTGGGTTGATACCACCTATCTTGTGGCACTTACCATATTTTTTCGCATTAGGTGCAGCTTTCGCAACGTATAGGGTAATTCTCGAAATAACACTTCTTGTCGGTGGAATTCTTGCGGGTTCCTCAATTAAATACGTAAAGTTTTACCTAAAAGTTACATTATTCGCACTCTGGATGTTGGGAGACAGTGCACTAGCAATAATATTCATCGTATCGAGTCCGATATATTCAAATGTTGCTTACAATTTCTCTCCATATTCTCCATCATCCCTTCCAATCGCTGGTGTAGCGATGTTCATTGCAATGAATGTGTTCCTAGGGTACGTTATAGCTAAATACATAAAAGGAATAGTAGGGTGA
- a CDS encoding Rieske 2Fe-2S domain-containing protein, with translation MAKGIPIIKRDDLIFVIKLLRKMRDPKTRFDEKEFMKSGRDYLYNYAEKNVGPLDPSKRAFLKGVLIGIGAAAVLSAIPVISYLNQPEISLKQFPWVIIVDSSGNPIKTSQIPVNNPEILLFEYPMQGDITFLLNLGDDNDNPIKIPPTTVVIPENGKTYTFPGGVGPNNSIVAFSAICQHLGCTPPEIHFFPPKYMKVGLPTPNFLPEVALQAAQQANAPGVIHCDCHGSTYDPYHGASVLTGPTVRPLPYVQLYWDSNTDYLYAIGMNLNAPTILGRTNDLSGYAYLSSYDQATGCQKMLLQSGQTPSNCYTELQNAGNTYQ, from the coding sequence ATGGCTAAGGGAATACCTATCATTAAGCGTGATGATCTTATATTTGTCATTAAACTTCTGAGAAAAATGAGAGATCCAAAAACTAGGTTTGATGAGAAGGAGTTTATGAAAAGTGGAAGAGATTATTTGTACAATTACGCTGAGAAAAATGTAGGTCCTCTTGATCCCAGCAAGAGAGCTTTCCTAAAGGGCGTTCTCATAGGTATAGGTGCAGCTGCAGTATTAAGTGCAATTCCGGTCATTTCGTATCTAAATCAACCTGAAATAAGTTTGAAACAATTTCCTTGGGTAATAATAGTCGACTCCAGCGGTAATCCAATTAAGACGTCTCAAATTCCAGTAAATAATCCGGAGATCTTATTATTTGAATATCCAATGCAAGGTGATATAACTTTCCTCTTGAATTTAGGCGATGACAACGATAATCCTATAAAAATCCCTCCAACTACGGTTGTAATTCCGGAAAACGGTAAGACTTATACTTTTCCTGGCGGAGTTGGACCCAATAATTCAATAGTAGCTTTTTCAGCCATATGCCAACATTTGGGATGTACGCCACCTGAGATTCACTTCTTTCCGCCAAAATACATGAAAGTTGGTTTACCTACTCCTAACTTCTTGCCCGAAGTGGCACTTCAAGCGGCTCAACAAGCAAATGCACCCGGAGTTATACATTGTGATTGCCACGGTTCTACTTATGATCCTTACCACGGAGCTTCTGTACTGACTGGTCCCACAGTTAGACCATTACCTTACGTGCAATTATATTGGGATTCTAATACTGATTACCTTTACGCAATTGGCATGAACTTAAATGCTCCTACAATATTAGGACGCACTAATGATCTTTCTGGATATGCATATCTATCTTCATATGACCAAGCAACTGGATGTCAAAAAATGCTATTACAATCTGGTCAAACTCCGAGTAATTGCTATACAGAGCTTCAGAATGCTGGAAACACCTATCAGTAG
- the soxA gene encoding proton pump complex quinol oxidase subunit SoxA yields the protein MDIKEHAEEVWFIIMLILVATFFSWNVYYILTGKSFSLRYGLPEFSGLPPQGQEAVKYFETHPPPPGEYSEVINGTLVVNITAVQYKWIPNVIVANVSEPVVLIVNSPQADTGFYLRLPNGLININDVPGITSYVYFITPNQPGNYTWYNAEYDGYASSYMTGTLEVI from the coding sequence ATGGATATTAAGGAACACGCCGAGGAAGTGTGGTTTATAATTATGTTGATCTTGGTTGCAACATTCTTCAGTTGGAACGTTTACTATATTCTAACTGGAAAGAGCTTCAGTTTAAGATATGGTTTACCAGAATTCTCTGGCTTACCTCCACAAGGACAAGAGGCAGTAAAGTATTTTGAAACTCACCCTCCACCTCCCGGGGAGTATTCTGAGGTCATAAATGGTACACTAGTAGTTAATATTACTGCAGTACAATACAAGTGGATTCCAAACGTTATAGTAGCTAACGTGAGTGAACCAGTAGTACTGATAGTAAACTCTCCACAAGCGGATACTGGATTCTACTTAAGGCTCCCAAATGGGCTAATTAATATAAATGATGTTCCAGGGATTACAAGCTATGTTTATTTTATAACTCCTAATCAGCCGGGAAATTACACGTGGTATAATGCAGAATATGATGGTTATGCTTCTTCATATATGACTGGAACTCTGGAGGTGATATAA
- the soxB gene encoding proton pump complex quinol oxidase subunit SoxB — protein MSIIKQIKNTIMPKNTLNVVWLYTIGSIFWLGVLGIAAMNLRTYLTFNSNSPNVGELYYSALTIHGWAGMFGFVPLAAVAVIAFAMYKSNLSIVHTKLMSIFFWLSNIFLAIGFAGSPDMGWYMYPPLAIESDSNFHAFLFYTSPALMGMAYLSLTLAFILQIAMFITLIADAYATKPRNERLNIFGAYGVAFAIVIAITLPALAASTLWYTLYFFAGVPVNPLLWALLFWFYGHPVVYYLPFPLFGALYYYVPKYAGRALFSEKWARWNIYLLSIGSMLIWVHHLQTWPLPIDLRIWVNLSTLILASGSGLTVLNLGLTILLSQKYNWKDPVGMGALIALVGFILAGVQALVLPENSINPLFHNTYYIVGHFHLMIWTLIVMGFTTAFLDMLRSTFGGFNFSEQASKWMRIGMIWWTAPFLGVGYTMSVIGYLGMLRRMIAYPAMFQPYNLLESFLAEIGIPGLLVTIFVGIFDALAYASKQNVFSTSTPSTPSNLPVMAEDGVSKNG, from the coding sequence ATGAGTATTATAAAACAAATAAAAAATACTATAATGCCTAAAAACACGTTAAACGTAGTTTGGCTTTACACAATAGGTTCCATATTCTGGCTAGGAGTTTTAGGAATTGCAGCCATGAATCTAAGGACTTATTTAACGTTTAATAGTAATTCCCCCAACGTGGGAGAACTATACTATAGTGCATTAACTATTCACGGCTGGGCCGGTATGTTTGGATTTGTACCTTTAGCTGCGGTAGCTGTAATCGCGTTTGCAATGTATAAGAGTAACTTATCAATTGTACACACTAAGTTAATGTCTATTTTCTTCTGGTTGTCTAACATATTCTTAGCAATTGGGTTTGCTGGATCTCCTGATATGGGTTGGTACATGTACCCTCCACTAGCAATAGAATCGGATAGTAACTTCCACGCCTTTCTGTTTTATACTTCGCCAGCCTTGATGGGTATGGCTTACTTATCCCTAACTTTAGCCTTCATATTACAGATAGCGATGTTCATAACACTGATTGCAGATGCATACGCTACAAAACCAAGAAATGAAAGACTGAACATATTTGGAGCTTATGGAGTAGCTTTTGCAATAGTTATTGCAATAACTCTTCCCGCATTAGCAGCATCTACATTATGGTATACGTTATATTTCTTTGCAGGAGTTCCAGTTAACCCATTGTTATGGGCATTGCTATTTTGGTTCTATGGACATCCCGTAGTATATTACCTTCCATTCCCGTTGTTTGGCGCTTTGTACTACTATGTACCAAAATACGCTGGAAGGGCACTCTTCAGTGAGAAGTGGGCTAGATGGAATATATACTTACTATCAATAGGCTCAATGCTTATATGGGTTCACCATCTGCAAACTTGGCCATTACCTATAGATCTGAGAATATGGGTAAACTTATCCACACTGATTTTAGCCTCAGGGTCTGGTCTTACCGTGCTGAACTTAGGGTTAACAATACTTCTTTCTCAAAAATATAACTGGAAAGACCCAGTGGGAATGGGAGCACTGATTGCATTAGTAGGATTCATATTAGCTGGTGTTCAAGCATTAGTTTTACCAGAGAATTCGATAAATCCACTATTCCACAATACCTATTACATAGTAGGGCATTTCCACCTAATGATATGGACATTAATAGTAATGGGCTTCACTACAGCATTTTTAGATATGTTAAGAAGCACATTTGGTGGATTCAACTTCAGCGAACAAGCTTCTAAGTGGATGAGAATTGGAATGATATGGTGGACTGCGCCATTTTTGGGTGTAGGTTATACCATGTCAGTTATTGGCTATCTAGGAATGTTAAGGAGAATGATAGCTTATCCAGCAATGTTCCAACCATATAACTTGCTAGAGTCGTTCCTAGCTGAAATAGGAATTCCAGGGTTATTAGTAACGATATTTGTAGGTATTTTCGATGCGTTAGCTTATGCCTCTAAGCAAAATGTTTTTTCCACTTCTACCCCCTCAACTCCCTCTAATTTACCCGTAATGGCGGAAGATGGGGTGAGTAAAAATGGGTGA
- the soxC gene encoding proton pump complex cytochrome B SoxC translates to MGEEKKGIIDTIIDRVGVTEAPLFKTPDYMYNLSYWLGAMVSAAFIYTVITGLFLLMYYQPAFAYQSTQSIISSVPYGPVLLFSHLYGSYIMIILAYIHMFRNFYKGAYKKPRELQWITGVILLLLTLGASFFGYSLVSDVLGVNAIDIGDQLLVGTGIPGATTIVGWLFGPGGSAALSSDPLVRSELFDRLLGWHILLVFLLGALFLFHFMLAERYGMTPSAKDKPKVPAYYTKEEQQRFNEWWPRNFVYMLSVVLLTWGIILFVPNLLANINGLPIVINPYPAPQAGSPESTSVQPYPPWFFLFLYKFVDFLLPNGMPITPILVLAVLIIGLLVLIFLPFLDPSDDLRVTRRKFWTWIVSTLAVYLIELSVWGYLEPGVPVPFSQEIEYLGLPLIVIGILVYLWPVKQNNTPITRTETKVIKMNITPMEILLASVSALSLAGTFVNFLEFPTIINGIILIPVGLFTLYMLRRVAAFIVGKKPVAAVGSSVAASWNKKAAFYGIVIIFIVSLFLLGLMWTLPSIGPQSTYAGMDLGVILMLWGIAVQLYHYEIYVK, encoded by the coding sequence ATGGGTGAGGAAAAGAAGGGAATTATAGATACTATAATTGATAGAGTAGGTGTAACTGAAGCACCACTGTTTAAGACACCAGATTACATGTATAATCTATCCTATTGGCTAGGTGCAATGGTATCTGCTGCTTTCATTTATACCGTTATTACTGGACTATTCCTCTTAATGTATTACCAACCGGCCTTTGCATATCAATCTACACAAAGTATCATATCTAGCGTACCCTATGGCCCAGTATTATTATTTAGCCATTTATATGGCTCATACATAATGATAATATTAGCATATATACACATGTTTAGAAACTTCTACAAGGGGGCATACAAAAAGCCGAGAGAATTGCAGTGGATAACCGGAGTGATTCTCCTTTTACTAACATTAGGGGCATCGTTCTTTGGATACAGCTTAGTAAGTGATGTCCTTGGAGTAAACGCGATAGATATTGGAGATCAATTATTGGTTGGTACTGGTATTCCAGGTGCAACAACTATAGTAGGCTGGCTGTTTGGTCCAGGAGGAAGTGCAGCATTATCTTCAGATCCCTTAGTGAGATCAGAATTGTTTGATAGATTATTAGGGTGGCATATATTGCTAGTATTTCTGCTGGGAGCTCTATTCCTATTCCACTTCATGCTGGCAGAGAGGTATGGAATGACACCTTCAGCTAAGGATAAACCTAAAGTACCAGCATATTACACTAAGGAAGAACAGCAAAGATTTAATGAGTGGTGGCCTAGGAACTTTGTTTATATGCTATCAGTTGTATTACTAACATGGGGAATAATATTATTTGTTCCCAACTTATTAGCAAATATAAATGGATTACCAATAGTGATTAATCCCTATCCAGCCCCGCAAGCAGGTTCGCCAGAGTCTACGAGTGTGCAACCCTATCCACCATGGTTCTTCTTATTCCTATACAAATTTGTTGATTTCCTATTACCTAACGGAATGCCAATCACTCCAATATTAGTTTTGGCGGTGCTCATTATAGGTCTTTTAGTACTAATCTTCCTTCCATTCTTAGATCCCAGTGACGACTTACGTGTTACTAGGAGAAAGTTCTGGACATGGATAGTTAGTACTTTAGCTGTATATCTGATAGAGCTATCTGTTTGGGGATACTTGGAACCAGGTGTGCCAGTTCCGTTCTCACAAGAGATAGAATACTTAGGGTTACCGTTAATTGTTATAGGAATACTTGTCTACTTATGGCCAGTAAAGCAAAATAATACTCCAATTACAAGGACTGAAACAAAGGTAATTAAAATGAACATAACTCCAATGGAAATACTCTTAGCTTCTGTATCCGCATTATCCTTGGCAGGGACATTTGTAAACTTCCTAGAATTCCCTACAATTATAAACGGAATTATTTTAATACCAGTGGGATTATTTACATTGTATATGCTAAGAAGAGTTGCCGCATTTATAGTCGGAAAAAAACCAGTAGCAGCTGTAGGAAGCAGTGTAGCAGCCAGTTGGAACAAGAAAGCTGCGTTTTATGGAATAGTAATAATTTTTATCGTCTCCTTATTCCTATTAGGTCTAATGTGGACATTACCAAGTATAGGGCCACAATCAACTTATGCTGGAATGGATTTAGGCGTAATTCTAATGCTGTGGGGAATAGCAGTGCAACTTTATCATTATGAAATCTATGTAAAATAG
- the sepP gene encoding undecaprenyl-diphosphatase SepP, producing MKWKYIASIYAIYIIISVMVKIVGEANFPGNMYFLYLINHSQLPAFNPVMLFFSKYGREYIWIPVTAILFIMGGKFRRSSLLLIGGFIIAIILGEVSKYVMAQPRPFLILHNVNLLVPESTDYSYPSGHALIVSVGAMIVLLTLPYYISIPLLIEALLTSYSRVYIGVHWPLDVLTGWILGIAVTLTAMNLEKFISTIYNRLVNSIVGNRRKTNLKRQK from the coding sequence ATGAAGTGGAAATACATTGCATCAATTTATGCAATATACATAATTATATCTGTAATGGTTAAAATTGTAGGAGAAGCTAATTTTCCAGGGAATATGTATTTCCTTTATTTGATCAACCATTCCCAACTTCCAGCATTTAACCCTGTAATGTTATTCTTCAGTAAATACGGCAGGGAGTATATTTGGATACCAGTAACTGCGATCTTGTTCATTATGGGTGGGAAGTTTAGGCGAAGTTCACTCTTATTAATTGGAGGATTTATAATAGCTATAATTTTGGGAGAGGTTTCAAAATATGTAATGGCTCAGCCAAGACCATTTCTAATTCTACATAACGTAAATTTACTAGTTCCAGAATCCACTGATTATTCTTATCCTTCCGGACACGCATTGATAGTGTCTGTAGGTGCAATGATAGTTCTCTTAACTTTACCATATTACATCTCAATACCGTTACTTATAGAAGCACTGCTCACAAGCTATTCTAGAGTTTATATAGGAGTTCATTGGCCTTTAGATGTATTAACTGGGTGGATATTAGGAATAGCAGTAACTTTAACTGCAATGAATCTTGAAAAGTTTATTTCAACAATTTATAATAGACTAGTTAACTCCATTGTTGGTAATAGAAGAAAAACAAATTTAAAACGGCAAAAGTAA
- a CDS encoding TRASH domain-containing protein — protein sequence MEKLTDLEFRALEILREDSRISVTELAKRLNISRSTATRLLRNLSRKGVKFTIKFQNEPLIAFTISESCQSDECYKLLDGRFINIIRANTLEDLENKLKNVKGKDLVFIGKSSFVVKCDYCGKEIYDNPLTYKIGRRTYYACCNSCLTGLKEKFARNNDLNLH from the coding sequence GTGGAAAAGCTAACAGATTTAGAATTTAGAGCATTGGAAATTTTAAGAGAAGACTCTAGGATAAGTGTTACGGAACTGGCAAAAAGGCTTAATATTAGTAGGAGTACTGCCACAAGGCTTTTAAGAAATCTTAGCAGAAAGGGTGTAAAATTTACTATTAAATTTCAGAATGAACCCCTTATCGCTTTTACAATTTCAGAGTCTTGTCAAAGTGACGAGTGTTATAAACTGTTGGATGGTAGATTTATCAACATAATAAGAGCTAATACATTAGAAGATTTAGAAAATAAACTAAAAAATGTGAAGGGAAAAGATCTAGTATTCATAGGCAAGAGTAGCTTTGTAGTTAAATGTGATTACTGCGGTAAGGAAATATACGATAATCCCTTAACATATAAAATTGGAAGAAGAACGTATTACGCTTGTTGTAACTCTTGTTTGACTGGGTTAAAGGAAAAGTTTGCACGTAATAATGATTTGAATTTACATTAG
- a CDS encoding YHS domain-containing protein, with protein sequence MIIDLVCGMEVDEKSQYKTMYKGKVYYFCSSHCLKEFQKNPEEYLRGGPKGMPHGH encoded by the coding sequence ATGATAATCGATCTTGTTTGTGGAATGGAAGTAGATGAAAAAAGCCAATATAAGACAATGTATAAAGGAAAAGTCTACTATTTTTGCTCATCACATTGCCTTAAGGAGTTTCAGAAGAACCCAGAAGAATATCTAAGGGGTGGACCTAAGGGGATGCCTCATGGTCACTGA
- a CDS encoding heavy metal translocating P-type ATPase: MVTEKKEELRITDKEEQLKIIGMHCATCVMSVSKSLKSVSGVKDAEVNLATGSAKVILSGNVRLKELVKAVRKAGYDVATEKFTIKLNVNPEEMPKIKRKFENVKGVVDVKSNLGLGIVSVEYNPESTTPGEILKEAGVKWEIINEQRSERSILYKDFYDLLKRLVIGITFTPLTYLFPFFLGILLSIPIQFYSGLRFHKGAYRALKNRTTNMDVLVSLASNILWFSGIFLHSTFYADASLLITFILVGKTLEAYIKAKMSSEIRIEPYKATLKDGRVVNSNELKVGDIVIVRTGERIPADGIIESGKGEVNEAIITGEQKPVLKRKGDNVLAGGILVNGYLEIYVTRNWDRSYIIQVIESVRGAYNARVSIQNLVDKVSSVFVPIVITLSALTFLVWKFVLGYNLYSSLFFSVAVLAAACPCALGLASPMAMLVSVRRALKRGIIIRDGSILEEIRNVNVAVLDKTGTVTEGEYVIVSKKEFINGALDLAAIAESRSIHPIAKAFHKMNMKDGKVEQFEEFPGRGIYARINGNDVIVGSKDFVKSNCDWNVEDEGDILVCINGRAGGIVNIRDKLRDDAKRVINYMKERGIMVIIATGDSSNYADEIGKELGIEVRKGLTPDNKAELVKELRENGNKVIFIGDGINDAIAMREADVGIAISSGTDLAKSAGKVVINSLGDVIGLFEQAKLGVRKIKENLAWAFGYNTVIIPIAAGLFYPTIYLPPEYAALAMGFSSVIVSLWSLVPI, from the coding sequence ATGGTCACTGAGAAGAAAGAGGAGTTGAGAATTACAGATAAGGAGGAACAGCTAAAGATAATTGGAATGCATTGCGCCACATGCGTAATGAGTGTATCTAAGTCTTTGAAGTCAGTTAGTGGTGTTAAAGATGCGGAAGTAAATCTAGCAACTGGTAGTGCAAAAGTAATCCTAAGTGGTAACGTTAGATTAAAGGAATTAGTAAAAGCTGTGAGAAAGGCTGGTTATGATGTTGCCACAGAAAAGTTCACTATAAAATTGAATGTCAACCCAGAGGAAATGCCTAAAATAAAGAGGAAGTTCGAAAACGTTAAGGGGGTAGTCGATGTAAAATCCAATCTTGGTCTAGGAATAGTAAGTGTGGAGTATAATCCTGAATCCACTACTCCGGGGGAAATATTGAAGGAAGCTGGAGTAAAGTGGGAAATAATAAATGAACAACGTAGTGAAAGAAGTATACTCTATAAAGACTTCTATGACTTATTAAAGAGATTGGTAATAGGCATAACATTTACACCTTTAACGTATCTATTTCCATTCTTTTTAGGTATCTTACTATCGATACCGATACAATTTTACTCAGGATTGAGATTTCATAAAGGTGCTTATAGAGCCTTAAAGAATAGAACTACTAACATGGATGTGCTTGTCTCCTTAGCGTCAAACATATTGTGGTTCTCTGGTATTTTCCTTCATAGCACATTTTACGCTGATGCTTCATTATTGATAACCTTCATACTCGTTGGTAAAACGTTAGAAGCTTATATTAAAGCAAAGATGAGTTCCGAAATACGTATAGAGCCTTACAAGGCTACTCTGAAAGACGGAAGAGTAGTTAACTCCAATGAACTAAAGGTAGGTGATATAGTAATTGTTAGGACAGGAGAGAGAATACCAGCTGATGGAATTATTGAGAGTGGGAAGGGAGAAGTAAACGAGGCAATAATTACTGGGGAACAGAAACCAGTATTAAAGAGAAAAGGAGATAACGTCTTAGCTGGTGGTATCTTAGTAAATGGATACCTAGAAATATACGTAACTAGAAACTGGGATAGGAGCTATATTATACAAGTGATAGAGAGTGTAAGAGGAGCCTATAATGCCAGAGTTTCTATCCAAAATCTGGTGGACAAAGTTTCCTCCGTATTCGTACCCATAGTTATTACTCTTTCAGCACTTACGTTTCTTGTTTGGAAATTTGTACTGGGCTATAACTTGTATTCCTCTCTATTTTTCAGTGTAGCTGTATTAGCTGCAGCGTGCCCTTGCGCATTAGGCTTAGCGTCACCTATGGCGATGTTAGTTAGTGTTCGTAGAGCATTAAAAAGAGGTATTATAATTAGGGATGGTAGTATTTTAGAGGAAATAAGGAATGTTAACGTTGCGGTCTTAGACAAAACTGGTACTGTAACTGAAGGTGAGTATGTGATTGTTAGTAAGAAGGAGTTCATTAACGGAGCGTTAGATTTAGCCGCAATTGCAGAAAGTAGAAGTATACATCCTATTGCTAAAGCTTTTCATAAAATGAATATGAAAGATGGTAAGGTTGAACAGTTTGAGGAATTCCCGGGAAGAGGAATATATGCTAGAATAAATGGAAATGATGTAATTGTAGGAAGTAAGGATTTCGTGAAAAGCAATTGTGATTGGAATGTTGAAGACGAAGGAGATATTTTAGTTTGTATTAATGGGAGAGCTGGAGGGATAGTTAACATAAGGGACAAGCTTAGGGATGATGCTAAAAGAGTGATAAATTATATGAAAGAAAGGGGAATTATGGTGATAATAGCCACTGGAGATAGTAGTAATTATGCCGATGAAATAGGGAAGGAGTTAGGTATTGAAGTTCGTAAGGGATTAACTCCAGATAACAAAGCGGAGTTAGTGAAGGAATTGAGGGAAAATGGTAATAAAGTCATATTTATAGGTGATGGGATAAATGATGCAATTGCTATGAGAGAGGCTGACGTAGGTATAGCTATCTCTAGTGGTACTGATTTGGCTAAGAGTGCTGGTAAAGTCGTGATTAACTCATTAGGTGACGTAATAGGATTATTTGAACAAGCAAAATTGGGAGTTAGGAAAATTAAGGAGAATTTGGCGTGGGCATTTGGCTATAATACAGTAATAATACCTATTGCGGCAGGATTATTTTACCCAACCATATATTTACCGCCAGAATACGCAGCTCTCGCAATGGGATTCAGTAGTGTGATAGTGAGTTTATGGTCTCTAGTACCAATTTAA
- a CDS encoding ABC transporter ATP-binding protein → MIKTIDISKTFKIKYKVIKAVDDVSFEIERNTAGALVGPNGAGKTTVIKMLSTLIIPSSGDAIVNGYSITREEKKVRESIGLVTVSERLFYYRLTALENLVFFASLQNLSLSDARRRAREVLEIVGLSEWENIPYMKFSTGMQRKLALARALITDPPVLLLDEPTLGLDPLSARMFRDLVRRIGRDKTILLTSHYMKEIEELAEKIILLKKGKVIAEGNKENLKNYLGKVIEVEVNEYPLALGKYVVETSTNYYILRIPEKELDELKDYRVIKEEEPSLEDVYIFLIGDVEDSARLEVVRRGGWRGRWG, encoded by the coding sequence ATGATTAAAACAATTGACATTTCAAAGACTTTTAAAATAAAGTATAAGGTGATAAAAGCTGTAGATGATGTTTCCTTTGAGATAGAAAGAAATACGGCTGGGGCTTTAGTGGGACCAAATGGGGCAGGAAAAACAACCGTGATTAAAATGCTTTCGACTCTCATAATACCTAGTTCTGGAGATGCGATAGTTAATGGTTACAGTATAACTAGGGAGGAAAAGAAAGTTAGAGAATCAATAGGTTTAGTTACAGTGAGTGAAAGGTTATTCTATTATAGATTGACTGCCTTGGAAAACTTAGTATTCTTCGCTAGTTTGCAAAACCTATCCCTATCCGATGCTAGGAGAAGAGCAAGGGAGGTATTGGAAATTGTAGGATTATCTGAATGGGAAAACATACCATATATGAAGTTTAGTACTGGGATGCAGAGAAAATTGGCATTAGCTAGAGCACTAATAACGGATCCGCCAGTGCTACTATTGGATGAACCTACCTTAGGTTTAGATCCACTTTCAGCTAGAATGTTTAGAGATTTAGTTAGAAGAATTGGTAGAGATAAGACTATTCTCCTTACCTCACATTACATGAAGGAGATTGAGGAGTTAGCAGAGAAGATAATACTATTAAAGAAAGGCAAAGTAATAGCTGAAGGAAACAAGGAGAATTTAAAGAATTACTTAGGCAAAGTAATAGAAGTAGAAGTAAACGAGTATCCATTAGCGTTAGGTAAATATGTAGTAGAAACTTCAACAAACTACTACATTTTGAGGATACCAGAGAAGGAACTTGATGAATTAAAGGATTATAGGGTAATTAAGGAGGAAGAGCCATCATTAGAAGATGTGTATATATTTTTAATAGGAGATGTTGAGGATTCGGCAAGGTTAGAAGTGGTAAGGAGAGGAGGGTGGAGAGGAAGATGGGGATAA